A region of Mesoplodon densirostris isolate mMesDen1 chromosome 11, mMesDen1 primary haplotype, whole genome shotgun sequence DNA encodes the following proteins:
- the MAPK11 gene encoding mitogen-activated protein kinase 11 isoform X2, translating into MSGPRAGFYRQELNKTVWEVPQRLQGLRPVGSGAYGSVCSAYDTRLRQRVAVKKLSRPFQSLIHARRTYRELRLLKHLKHENVIGLLDVFTPATSLEDFSEVYLVTTLMGADLNNIVKCQALSDEHVQFLVYQLLRGLKYIHSAGIIHRDLKPSNLAVNEDCELRILDFGLARQADEEMTGYVATRWYRAPEIMLNWMHYNQTVDIWSVGCIMAELLQGKALFPGNDYIDQLKRIMEVVGTPSPEVLAKISSEHARTYIQSLPHMPQKDLRSIFHGANPLAVDLLGRMLVLDSDQRVSAAEALAHAYFSQYHDPEDEPEAEPYDESVEAKERTVEEWKELTYQEVLSFKPPEPPQPPGSLDIKQ; encoded by the exons ATGTCGGGCCCGCGCGCCGGCTTCTACCGGCAGGAGCTGAACAAGACGGTGTGGGAGGTGCCGCAGCGGCTGCAAGGGCTGCGCCCGGTGGGCTCGGGCGCCTACGGCTCCGTCTG CTCGGCCTACGACACGCGGCTGCGCCAGAGGGTGGCGGTGAAGAAGCTGTCGCGCCCCTTCCAGTCGCTCATCCACGCGCGGAGGACGTACCGCGAGCTGCGGCTGCTCAAGCACCTGAAGCACGAGAAC GTCATTGGGCTGCTGGACGTGTTCACGCCGGCCACCTCCCTCGAGGACTTCAGCGAAGT GTACCTGGTGACCACGCTCATGGGCGCCGACCTGAACAACATCGTCAAGTGCCAGGCGCTGAGCGACGAGCACGTGCAGTTCCTCGTGTACCAGCTGCTGCGCGGGCTGAAG TACATCCACTCGGCGGGGATCATCCACCGG GACCTGAAGCCCAGCAACTTGGCTGTGAACGAGGACTGCGAGCTGCGG ATCCTGGACTTTGGGCTCGCGCGCCAGGCGGACGAGGAGATGACTGGCTACGTGGCCACGCGCTGGTACCGGGCCCCTGAGATCATGCTGAACTGGATGCACTACAACCAGACAG TGGACATCTGGTCTGTGGGCTGCATCATGGCCGAGCTGCTCCAGGGAAAGGCCCTTTTCCCAGGAAATGACT ACATCGACCAGCTGAAGCGCATCATGGAGGTGGTGGGCACACCCAGCCCTGAGGTTCTGGCAAAGATATCGTCAGAACAT GCCCGGACCTACATCCAGTCCCTGCCCCACATGCCCCAGAAGGACCTCAGGAGCATCTTCCATGGAGCCAACCCCCTGG CTGTGGACCTCCTGGGAAGGATGCTGGTGCTGGACAGTGACCAGAGGGTCAGTGCAGCCGAGGCCCTGGCCCATGCCTACTTCAGCCAGTACCATGACCCCGAGGATGAGCCCGAGGCTGAGCCCTACGACGAAAGCGTTGAGGCCAAGGAGCGCACGGTGGAGGAGTGGAAGG AGCTCACCTACCAGGAGGTCCTCAGCTTCAAGCCCCCAGAGCCACCGCAGCCGCCTGGCAGCCTGGACATTAAGCAGTGA
- the MAPK11 gene encoding mitogen-activated protein kinase 11 isoform X3: MSGPRAGFYRQELNKTVWEVPQRLQGLRPVGSGAYGSVWYLVTTLMGADLNNIVKCQALSDEHVQFLVYQLLRGLKYIHSAGIIHRDLKPSNLAVNEDCELRILDFGLARQADEEMTGYVATRWYRAPEIMLNWMHYNQTVDIWSVGCIMAELLQGKALFPGNDYIDQLKRIMEVVGTPSPEVLAKISSEHARTYIQSLPHMPQKDLRSIFHGANPLAVDLLGRMLVLDSDQRSSPTRRSSASSPQSHRSRLAAWTLSSEGNAARQLHSDPRRGLSPPALLPQPARLPRGAPPNTTAASSAHPWPGTLVYTPLLVGSLHVCEPRV; this comes from the exons ATGTCGGGCCCGCGCGCCGGCTTCTACCGGCAGGAGCTGAACAAGACGGTGTGGGAGGTGCCGCAGCGGCTGCAAGGGCTGCGCCCGGTGGGCTCGGGCGCCTACGGCTCCGTCTG GTACCTGGTGACCACGCTCATGGGCGCCGACCTGAACAACATCGTCAAGTGCCAGGCGCTGAGCGACGAGCACGTGCAGTTCCTCGTGTACCAGCTGCTGCGCGGGCTGAAG TACATCCACTCGGCGGGGATCATCCACCGG GACCTGAAGCCCAGCAACTTGGCTGTGAACGAGGACTGCGAGCTGCGG ATCCTGGACTTTGGGCTCGCGCGCCAGGCGGACGAGGAGATGACTGGCTACGTGGCCACGCGCTGGTACCGGGCCCCTGAGATCATGCTGAACTGGATGCACTACAACCAGACAG TGGACATCTGGTCTGTGGGCTGCATCATGGCCGAGCTGCTCCAGGGAAAGGCCCTTTTCCCAGGAAATGACT ACATCGACCAGCTGAAGCGCATCATGGAGGTGGTGGGCACACCCAGCCCTGAGGTTCTGGCAAAGATATCGTCAGAACAT GCCCGGACCTACATCCAGTCCCTGCCCCACATGCCCCAGAAGGACCTCAGGAGCATCTTCCATGGAGCCAACCCCCTGG CTGTGGACCTCCTGGGAAGGATGCTGGTGCTGGACAGTGACCAGAGG AGCTCACCTACCAGGAGGTCCTCAGCTTCAAGCCCCCAGAGCCACCGCAGCCGCCTGGCAGCCTGGACATTAAGCAGTGAGGGGAATGCGGCTCGCCAGCTGCACTCGGACCCGAGGAGGGGCCTGAGCCCGCCTGCCCTCCTGCCTCAGCCTGCCAGACTCCCACGAGGGGCACCTCCCAACACCACTGCGGCCAGCAGCGCCCACCCCTGGCCTGGGACCCTTGTCTACACGCCACTCCTTGTGGGAAGCCTGCACGTGTGTGAGCCACGGGTGTAG
- the MAPK11 gene encoding mitogen-activated protein kinase 11 isoform X1 yields the protein MSGPRAGFYRQELNKTVWEVPQRLQGLRPVGSGAYGSVCSAYDTRLRQRVAVKKLSRPFQSLIHARRTYRELRLLKHLKHENVIGLLDVFTPATSLEDFSEVYLVTTLMGADLNNIVKCQALSDEHVQFLVYQLLRGLKYIHSAGIIHRDLKPSNLAVNEDCELRILDFGLARQADEEMTGYVATRWYRAPEIMLNWMHYNQTVDIWSVGCIMAELLQGKALFPGNDYIDQLKRIMEVVGTPSPEVLAKISSEHARTYIQSLPHMPQKDLRSIFHGANPLAVDLLGRMLVLDSDQRSSPTRRSSASSPQSHRSRLAAWTLSSEGNAARQLHSDPRRGLSPPALLPQPARLPRGAPPNTTAASSAHPWPGTLVYTPLLVGSLHVCEPRV from the exons ATGTCGGGCCCGCGCGCCGGCTTCTACCGGCAGGAGCTGAACAAGACGGTGTGGGAGGTGCCGCAGCGGCTGCAAGGGCTGCGCCCGGTGGGCTCGGGCGCCTACGGCTCCGTCTG CTCGGCCTACGACACGCGGCTGCGCCAGAGGGTGGCGGTGAAGAAGCTGTCGCGCCCCTTCCAGTCGCTCATCCACGCGCGGAGGACGTACCGCGAGCTGCGGCTGCTCAAGCACCTGAAGCACGAGAAC GTCATTGGGCTGCTGGACGTGTTCACGCCGGCCACCTCCCTCGAGGACTTCAGCGAAGT GTACCTGGTGACCACGCTCATGGGCGCCGACCTGAACAACATCGTCAAGTGCCAGGCGCTGAGCGACGAGCACGTGCAGTTCCTCGTGTACCAGCTGCTGCGCGGGCTGAAG TACATCCACTCGGCGGGGATCATCCACCGG GACCTGAAGCCCAGCAACTTGGCTGTGAACGAGGACTGCGAGCTGCGG ATCCTGGACTTTGGGCTCGCGCGCCAGGCGGACGAGGAGATGACTGGCTACGTGGCCACGCGCTGGTACCGGGCCCCTGAGATCATGCTGAACTGGATGCACTACAACCAGACAG TGGACATCTGGTCTGTGGGCTGCATCATGGCCGAGCTGCTCCAGGGAAAGGCCCTTTTCCCAGGAAATGACT ACATCGACCAGCTGAAGCGCATCATGGAGGTGGTGGGCACACCCAGCCCTGAGGTTCTGGCAAAGATATCGTCAGAACAT GCCCGGACCTACATCCAGTCCCTGCCCCACATGCCCCAGAAGGACCTCAGGAGCATCTTCCATGGAGCCAACCCCCTGG CTGTGGACCTCCTGGGAAGGATGCTGGTGCTGGACAGTGACCAGAGG AGCTCACCTACCAGGAGGTCCTCAGCTTCAAGCCCCCAGAGCCACCGCAGCCGCCTGGCAGCCTGGACATTAAGCAGTGAGGGGAATGCGGCTCGCCAGCTGCACTCGGACCCGAGGAGGGGCCTGAGCCCGCCTGCCCTCCTGCCTCAGCCTGCCAGACTCCCACGAGGGGCACCTCCCAACACCACTGCGGCCAGCAGCGCCCACCCCTGGCCTGGGACCCTTGTCTACACGCCACTCCTTGTGGGAAGCCTGCACGTGTGTGAGCCACGGGTGTAG